The DNA segment ATGGCCAGGTGGGAATCGCCGATCAGGCGATAATTCAAGTGCTTGGGTTCGCCCAGGGAGATCGTGTCCTCCGGGTCTTTGGGGATTATGCGTTTGGCGATCCCGGCCAGAACTCCGGCCAAGGGTAGCATCACGATCGTATTGAGGACATTGAAGAAAGTGTGGGCGTTGGCGATGTGCCGGGCCACGTTCTGGCCTGCAAAAACGTCGCCGGGGGTGATGAGGTTGATGAATACCTTGTAAATGCCCATCGAGGTGAGAAAGGCAAAAATGACCGTGCCAAAGAGGTTGAATATCGTGTGCACGAGGGCGACGCGTTTGGCGGTGTTATTCGCTCCGAGGCCAGCCAGCCAGGCGGTGATCGTGGTGCCGATGTTATCCCCCAAGACCAGGTAGATTGCGCCTTCGAAGGGGATCAGGCCGGTGTTGGCCAAAACGATCACGATACCCACGGAGGCGGAGGAACTCTGGATCAGCATGGTGAAGAGTGCGCCGGCCAGGATCGCCAGCACGGGAAAATCCGCCGAACGGGCCAGGATCCCGTGGGCGAAGGGGGAATTCTTCAAACCGGCAACTGAATGGGACATGACACTCAAGCCTATGAACAGCAGGCCAAAACCCAGGATGATCAGGCTCCAGTGCTCCATTTTCCGGGAGCGCTTGACCAGCATCCCCACCACGCCGATGATCACAAAGGCGTAGGCGAATTTGCCGATGTCAAAAGCGATGAGCTGGGCGGTGATCGTGGTGCCGATATTGGCCCCCATCACCACACCCACAGCCTGCTGCAGGGTCATCAGCCCGGCGTTGACCAGGCCGATGATCATCACGGAAGTGGCTGAGCTGCTTTGGATTATGCCGGTGATGCCCATGCCTACCAAAACCCCCTTGAAGGGAGTGTTGGTGATCTTCTTAAGGATGCGGCGCATCTCGGTTCCGGCCACGGCCTGCAGATTGTCGCTCATCTTGTTCATGCCGAACAGGAAGAGCGCCAGGCCACCCAGCAGGTTCAGGACATCGATAAAAGTCATATCTGCATTATCTCCTCAGTGGATGGCAGGACAATTTTCGGAATAGGGGTTTTGGTCAAGGTTTTTTCTCATCCTCCGCCCCGGAGACTGAACTCGCTTATCTGACGAGGCTGAAGAGCGTATCCCGGTTTGTTGCCAACTGGCTGGGGTCCAGATGTGGGATGAGATGGCAATGGCGGGCCCGGCGCTGGTCGAAACGCTCAATGCTCTGCGCCAGAGACAGTTGCCACCGCGTGGGGGCGAGAGGAAGCGCTTCCTGATAGGCCAAGATGAACGCCGTGGCTAGTTTTTTCAGGGCTGGAGGCGGAAATTCGCCGGCCCAAAACAGCAAAAGATGGCTGAGGTCAGCCTCGGGCGAGGCAAATCTGGATTCTGCGAAATCGATCAGGTAAAACGAATCTTCGGCGGCAAGGACGTTGCGGGGTTGGTTGTCCCAGTGGCAGAGGCAGAGGCCGTTATCCAGAGTGGCATGGTGGAAGGCGGCGATGGTTTTGGCCAGGCGGGAAGATTCTTTTTGCGTTAGTCCAATGTCCAGGTAGGGCGTGCCCTCGATCCTGGCCATTTCTATCCATTGGGGAGCGCTGAAATCCAGCAGGGCAGGGGTCTGGGGCAGGCGGCGCTCATACACGGCCA comes from the Candidatus Syntrophosphaera sp. genome and includes:
- a CDS encoding Na/Pi cotransporter family protein, coding for MTFIDVLNLLGGLALFLFGMNKMSDNLQAVAGTEMRRILKKITNTPFKGVLVGMGITGIIQSSSATSVMIIGLVNAGLMTLQQAVGVVMGANIGTTITAQLIAFDIGKFAYAFVIIGVVGMLVKRSRKMEHWSLIILGFGLLFIGLSVMSHSVAGLKNSPFAHGILARSADFPVLAILAGALFTMLIQSSSASVGIVIVLANTGLIPFEGAIYLVLGDNIGTTITAWLAGLGANNTAKRVALVHTIFNLFGTVIFAFLTSMGIYKVFINLITPGDVFAGQNVARHIANAHTFFNVLNTIVMLPLAGVLAGIAKRIIPKDPEDTISLGEPKHLNYRLIGDSHLAIDQSLREMREMLRLVRLGLTVSFEAFKDKNYKKQIRVSRIEASIDHLQREITRYLVAVNERTNAEVIIQKIPALLHTVNDIEKIGDFTEEVNRILNYQIPAQKNPLCSDFREMINDFHAKVMDMLDLSIEYIEELKPLYTYKIIELEGRINEMHHTQREKILTQIQNAECDPGGGLNTIDYIDAMELIADKLKNLVKAGTHGFVYSVDILETDENDKSEPDDN
- a CDS encoding phosphotransferase, with translation MTAGTSRVELRDDTVRKYFTDPEDYARELAVYERRLPQTPALLDFSAPQWIEMARIEGTPYLDIGLTQKESSRLAKTIAAFHHATLDNGLCLCHWDNQPRNVLAAEDSFYLIDFAESRFASPEADLSHLLLFWAGEFPPPALKKLATAFILAYQEALPLAPTRWQLSLAQSIERFDQRRARHCHLIPHLDPSQLATNRDTLFSLVR